cttgagattttaaaaattgccTCAAACGAATCACGCAAGCCGGCTTTTTAGCAGCAAAACTGCCTCGATATTGGCTGGCTGAGTTCAAGCAGTTTGATCAAAGTAGTTTGATTAAGAAAATACTCCCAAACCTCATGCTATATAGACGTACATTTTAACATTAGTACTGATCGTCTATTTTCAATTCCTTCaagaaaaatattataattaatATCTACTTACATATGAGCTCGATCAGATCCGATCAATGCAGGCGGAGGTCATCTCCATCTCTTATAATGCAAGGAAATTCCTCAATTTCACTCCCAAATTTTAGTGTAGCATAAGGAGAAATATTAACAAATCTCGCCTTCTCCAGATCTAGCAAGTATTTCTTCTGTGGAATATTCAATTATTCAACAAACAAACggagcaagaaagaaaagattaacAATTAACAACGTAGTGGTGACAGTAGTGTAGGAATTACGAGAAAGTTGCATCTCGGTTGGAAAagcaaagaattttttttattcattacTTTATGGTTTTTGAATGAATTATTTCACTCTCATTTTGTAGCTAAAAAGCACCAGTGTCGGCATTGTCCAATAAGAAAGGGACCCCTTTTTCTTAAACTTTAAAAGATTTTCGCTTTCCATAAGGTAAGACTTTCTTGGAATTTTCGAGAGAAAAAGAGCATATaaggggccaaaaaaaaaaggaaaggaaaaaattaaagtCGAACAGAAATTTTGATTATCACAAAAatagtttctttcattttcaagtGAAAGGGAAAAAGAGAATGATAATTTATAATTAGTCATCTATGTTAGCTTTATTtcgctttgttttcctttttgttcAAAATTCAAACATTGTTGTTCAGTATGCATGCTCCAAAAatcaattgctagtttttattttcaaaagaaaatagtAAAATGACTTCAATAGAGATTTTGGTTTGATGGAATCTTTGACTTGAGTTTACATAACTACTGACAAGGGCTTGAAGCCGTGAACAAAGAGTGAAGAGGAGCGAGCATCAGTCCGCGATTACGTTTCACGGGTCGGGTGTCCTTTCCGCCTAACAGATTTGTAATCCGGACTAGTTCTATTGATTCGACATAAATCATAACCGTGTCCATAGTCATAAAGTACTCGAATGACTGGGTATTTGGCTAACTGGTTCACGGACCCGGAGTTTTTACCAGACTCGgtatgaaagttaaaaaaagaaatcatattttcataattgagaattagaaaataattaaacaccTAAAAGACTTTATTTAAATATAGttcattatttgttaagaaagaTCACATGACCATCAATACTTGCATATTCATAGTAAAAACAGGTTTGTAAATATCACTTATTCCCAGCAACAAAAGCTAAATATATTACTATATAATTAGCAAGTTCAACAAGTTAAGACTTTTATATTGTTGAGATAGTCAAGTATATCGTCTCAAATATAAatatttgatgaaagatgattaTATATTCCtctattaattttagttttaatgAACAAAATTATAAGTATATCCTTACATATGAATTGGGTCGGATCTGCTGCTATCCGAACTATACACATATTAAACCGATTTGAGTATCCTATATTTACGGTTCATATCGAATCAATGTTTACAATTTTTTGGATTTCTCtgatcaaaataaacaaactgtGTTACATAAACTTGCAAATCTTTATTAAtgacaatcaaacaaaaatttattCCTATCATACCATAGAACCCAACACACAACGGGAAAATGAGGAAACCGAAGAACATTAAAGCGGTTAACAGTTGAGAATTTTTTACAACCAAAATTTAGCCAACTAATGAAATCTAATTGAGCCACCCAAAGAAGGGGAATTGATAGGAAAAGATGTAGCCATCCAAAGACATGGGGCTTTAGCACGCTCCTAATTATGTGTTTAGATTCCTTACCCGCAAAAAACGCAGGAGTTCTCTCGAGGCCATCGATCCTTTCAATTTTTacctcaatcttccacaaaagcACCAGAGAAAGCCAGACCATACAGATGATCAATTACAATCTCGAAGAAAAACTGCTACGTACCGTAGCACTCCCTGATGATATATCATCAAGAAGAAATAGAGCAGTAATTAGTTGTttgttcatcaatttcaatgTAAATATAAATTAAACTCTTTTAAATGAAAAAGGCATGATTATTTCTACAAGCCAATTAATGGTAACGACAAAAAAAATTACCTGATATTTGCACTAGCCGAGGCCCTTCAATATTTTCTATAAATGAACTTCAGATTCTCATTTCCATTATATTTCTGTGCTTCTTCAATTTCCCGTACTAAAGATTTGACGCCATCTCCGCAAAAACTCGCATTAATTGTTTCAAGAGTTGATATACGCCCTAAACAAGCAGgcataatttccaaataagaaaTTCCGTGGAGTTCTAATTGCTGAAGGCAAGGGAAGTAATCATCACTGTCAGGGTCTGTCTCTATCCACTCAACAATCGCTACACATTTTAAAGTCAAGACCCTGAGTTTAGGTAATCCTCCTTCCATCAGCTCCCATTTTCGGCCCTCCATTGACTGGACTCTTAATTTGAGGACTTCAAGATTGGGTAGTTGTTCAATCAATGACATTTCTCTACAGGGAAGACCCAGAGCTTCAAGACTCAACTCTTTCAAATTAATGGGAAAAGAAAGCTCAACATGTTCCACTGAGCCTAAGAGGCAGAAGCCCCCTAAGGTGAGTGACTCTAGGCATTCTAGTCGACTCATGTTGCAGCATACTCTGTTTTGATCCCCCAAATGGAAAATTTTAAGTCGGCGAATGTTGGGAATCCTTCTCAACAGTTTCTCTCCTTCTTTATCAAGATAAAGACGCAGAGTAGAGAGTGTGTCTAAATTAGGTAAAGTAGAGAGGTTTTCAACAACGCTGTCATCGGAGGAGAGAGGAATAACGACGCCATGCCTTACATGTACATGCCTCAACTTCTTCATGTTCCAGATGCTATCTGGCAATGAAACCATCTGGTGAGAATATAGACGAAAGGTTTCCAAATGTGAGAGCTTGGCTATAGATGGTGGAATGAATTCCATTTTCCAAGCTCTAAGGGCTAAGTACCTCAAACAAAGAAGTGATTCAACTTCAGCTGGAAGCTCCTTCAGCCTTAGCATAATGCCCTCTAAATTCAAAACTTTAAGATGTTTGTAGATGCAAAAAAGGAATGAGATGTTACGCAACTCAAACATATCTCCTGGAGTAGCATCAAAGAATAGCAGAGTACCTAAATATGGACAAAATAGCTTTGACTTTATAAAATCTTCTCCACTGGAGCAAATGGACAACCGAGGTAGGTTGGGAGGCTCATTAAAGGTAGAGAGCTCATCATATCCTCGCAGGACCtgaagaaatttcttttctttagccTCGCCCTTACAGAACTCAAATATCAAATCGTGAATGTAACAAGTTTTGACTCCACCAATGGATCTGCTTTTACTTACCATAACTAAGTTTCGACCAATTAGGTCCATCAGATATTCTTCTGCAATGACCTCCGATctctttccttcaattttttccACAAACCCTTCTGCAATCCATAGACGCATCAAATTCTTGGCACCAATTTTTTCATCTTCTCGAAATGCAGCAAAATACAGCAAGCATGCCTTCAAGTGATATGGTAAATGCTCATAACTGAGCTCCAATGACTTCTTGCACTGGTCTGTACCAGACACCATGGTTGAAGTTAAACTTTCAGCAAATTCTTCCCAAACCAAACTATCATGCCCTATAGTTGCCAGAACTCCAGCAACAACAACAACTACTAGTGGCAATCCCCTGCACTTCTTGGCAATCTTCATAGCAATTCCACACAATGCTTGAGGACAATCTTCTTTTCTAAATACCTTCTTCAGCAGTAATTCAAAACTTTCTTTCTCACTGAGTGGACGAAGATTGTGAGGTTTCCCCCCATATTCAACCTGTGAAGCCACATAAGAAGATCGACTCGTGAAGATGATTctacttcctttcttttcatcgGGGAATGAAATTCTCAGCTCATTCCATACCTTAATGTCCCAGACATCATCAAAAACAACAAGATACCTCTTCGTCTTCAGCCTTTGATAGAGCTTGTGAAGCAATTCATGTTCATTCAAGTTTTTAAGCTCTTTGTCCATCCTTGACCGTTTTCCATCAGAACACAAAATTTGTATTAACAAGCTTTTCATGTTAAATTCTTGAGAAACAGTGCACCAAAGACGAATGTGGAAGTTACAGATTACTGAACTgtcattgtaaacttttttgGCTAAAGTTGTCTTACCAAGCCCAGCCATTCCCACAATAGGAACAATTTCCACCTGTTCTGGTCCCCATATAAGTCGTTCAATTACTTTTGCTGCCTCGTCATCGAGACCAACCATGACTTCGTGGGCTATTGGCATTTTACCTTTTGATAGAATGTGGCTGGAAGTCTTGCTAACTTCTGGTGCTCTTAAGCTGTGAAAGGAAGGAAGACTTTCAATAATGCTTGAGCCACTGATCTGATCCTTAAAATGCTTGATATGGATGTTGGTATTAGCCAGCATATCATAACAGTCAAGGGCCTCTGTTCTTTCTGAGAAGCTAACTTCTCCTTCCTTCACTCTGTTTAGAGAAGGCAAGCAAATTATAATGCCTGCCTCACAAAGAAGAGCACCAATTTTTTCGTTTTGTTCATCCATCTTCTCCTGCTGCTCCCTTAAAATGCTTCTCAAGAACCTCAGTCCTGCATAGAGTATTCGCATTTCATCTTTCAAAGAATCCATAAAGCTAGAGCTGCAGCATAACAGCTCCCAGAGACAACTTATGAGAGAATCAATGAAGTTTTTCAATATCTGCTTATCCATCATTCTATTATGCAATGATTTTGAGGATCTTGTAGCTCTAAGAACTTCCATATAAATCTCATAGACTTGAAAATCAATAGGTGTGATTTTCTGTTGTTGCTCATATATCATGGAGCAGAACTCAGGATTGTGCCGCTCCTTACCATCCCAAACAGAGCACATGTAAAAGAGGTGTGCTGCGTTCAAAGTCACCACTTCAAAGTGAGCCAATAGCAAGGCAGGAATATCTGCAGTTCCTCGCAATTTGGCAAAGGGAATGAAGTTTTTCAAGAATGTTAGCTTTGCTTCAAGGGCTTGGAATTGAGCACTAACTTGGGGATCCATATCATCAATAATACCCAAATAGACAGTTGTTAAATCCGCTAGATTTTCTAGAATGAGGTCTATAAATTCGATTAGTTCATCAACTGGCATGCAAGAATTTGATTCCAATGATCTGCTGCTTGGCAAAGTAAAGTAAACTTGGATGATTTCTTGCTTAAATGATTTGATCTGTTTCAAAAACTCAGAAAACACTTCAAAGGGAACACGACCTAGGCCACTGCCATCAAATGCTGATATATCATGGCAAAAAAAGTACTGAAAGTCCTCCTCATATTTGTGAACGTTATCTTCAATGCAAGATAAGAAAGATGGAAGACTCACCTTCTTCACAACATTCTCAGATTCCAAGTACAAATCATTGCTGTGGCTCCACTTTCTTGCACACATAACAAATGTTTTGTGAAATCTTATATCCAGGAACGCAGCTCCAAAATTGCATTCTCCAAACGCATTGTACCCGAAACGGAGCATGGATTTTTCCTCAGTTTCACTCTCAAATTTTAAGGGAGAAACAGATCTCACCGACGGCAGAGCAAGCAAGTATTTCTTTCCTGAAGTTTCTTTTTTCCCGTGGGAAGGTGAAGAAGAGAAATGAGATAATAAATTATTCAACAGACAAACGGAGCAAGATCAAGAAAGAACAGATGAATCAAAGTTAACGAGAGAGCGGTCAAATAATCTGGAAATGATCTTGGTCTGAATAAAGTTAAGAAATTTTATTGACTACTACAGTACTACTGCAtaattttttggagttttttttttttaatacccGTTTCGTTGTTGAGAAGGACCGGTCTGGCATTGCACCCCACACTGGCTTTTCGTTctgaaagaaatttttttttattggtttttGGACTATTAATGTGGCATTGCACCCCACATTTAGACTATTTATGCCGTCAATTATGACGGCTAATCCTTAGACTGTTAAAGAAGCATTTTTGCTAAAGATGTAATGGGCGTAACTAAACCCACACTAGTTGCTCATCCCTTCCATCACACGCcaatacacatatatatatatatatatatgtatgtatgtacatAGGTAGTGTCAAAATGACACACATTGTCCTCCGTGGTGGAATTAACTAATCTTTGTGGTTACTAAATATTTTATCTGGACATTAAGGTATTCTTGACATTTCGTTTGGCTCCATTGTCAAGGactgtttttgttattttgatatttcagcccaaaatatggaaaaacttatttataatatttaaaattatagaAGATTTACATGAAAAGTGCTGAAGCTAAATAAATTTAACCAAGATTTGTGCCTTTCATTAGGTAAGACTTTCTTACATGTTGGggccaaaaaggaaaaaggaacttTGACTTTCAATTGATAGTTTCTTTCAAAATTCAAGTAGTGTTGCTTAATAAGTTTTACATCATATGATTCCAAACAACATAATTTTACGAAATAACAATTGTTTTATCTGTAATTGCTAAGAAAATTGTAAAATGACTTTATTAGATAATTTTATCGGCTCAATGGATTCTCTAAGTTGAATGAAAATAATTACATCTTAACAAAGTCCGCAAACCTTGATATATGAACAAGCAAAACTATAAAATACAAGTCAATTAACCGCAAAAATCCTTAGTAAACTCCATTTTTTCACCCTCCCTCCTTGGAAGATTGCTTGATAAGCAATCAATTTCACTTTACACccttttgaatgatttccactTTGCATCTCAAATTTTTATTTCTGGATAGTTTGCACTTTAAAATTACTAATTACCATGAAATTGCAccttaaaatttattttggatattttgcaCCTAAAGTTAATAATCCATCCAAAATTACTGTGGTTTCACACAATATTAATGTCATTGTAGGAGCAATATGCACCTATACACTGGCTTCTTAACTGTAAAAGTGGGATTGGTTCATCAGAAtgtccctaaaaaaaaaaaaaataaaagagtgaATACATATGCAAGAAGTTTGATGACTTTAGGATTTGAGACAGTTTAATGATCTGGAATTAGCACCCACCAAGAATGGTCTGGACTGATCAGCCTCCTTCCTATTATATTCATCAGCAAACAAACGAATAAATTATAGTGTAACCCCATACAATTTAGTGCATTTTCGTATAATCATCGTGTGGTAAAATGTATATGACTCCACGATTTGAAGCACATTGTTAAAATGACGGATATCGTCCTCTGCGTTGGAATTAGTTAAAATGTTaaaattatttatattaaaaccctaaaatgattttattaacTAACGTTGAAACTCTAAGATTTAGAAGTCTTGGAATCTAATTCTCCTTCCTCCTCTCCgcttttgaaaaagaaatccTATTTCTTCCTTGTTAAAAaaatgtttatatatatatatatatatatatatatatatatatatatatatagaataaATTACACTTTTGTACCTTGAAAAGTTATGCATAACCATCAGGCCACTTTACCATCCTCTGCATTAGATCTCCATTGATTCTAATATTAATTTTCTTGACTAACTTTATGTCACATGAATTTAATCAAAAGTCGATCTACTAAAGGGCCAGATAGAAGGATGTTGGCAGCATCAGAAGTCTTCAACCGATCCAACAGGCCTATTTCTGCTGGAATTTGACCTGTTAATTGGTTGTTGTTAAGTAGTAGGGTATTTagaaatttacaatttaaaagTTTACAGGAATCTCACCTTTTATAGAAACAGATCTCACCGACTGCAGAGCAAGCAAGTATTTAGTATTTCTTTTGGAGTttttgacaggttgtcgagcctgtgcaataataattttaattattcTAAGTGCCAACTACGCATTTTCGTGTCAATTCTAGTACTGGAGCAAGGACTCTAGatatgcaatgggttacttgattcaccctggtttcgaagagtttgcttaatccgatataacAGAATTTATTCACgagaaatttataatatatctatatatatatatatatatatatatatatatatatagggcaAACAGGATCGtatcctcagggactggagatatttgtctctttgaaATTCCAATCGGCAATAGGGGGTTTTATCGAAATAAAGATAAAAACAATTAAGCAATTCAACCAAAGACAAACAATTAACTAATACGAATGTAGATAGGAATTAAATTAATAATAgacaaattctagccaaggatacaacttcTCAGACACAGTCCgttcatccgatcattgatgcaagggcgggttcacttaatttattaataggttAGTTATAATCGCCAACAAACTCTGACGACCAgcttttctttagtttattgATAACTAAGGTACGACCATTAGTTACCCCTAACCAGGAAACACTCCTATGTACGACCGTAGGAGTTAATTCCCTAATTGCActaagaattagaaaagcctaaccctaatcaataacacgctacgagggttatttagaTCAGATCGCATGTTCCTCTAGTGTGTATAAATGCTAGTTGCCACTGATATTAATCGattaaataattacggatttaattgattaatttggtaGGAAATTAACAAGTCACCTTaaatatcgggcccttgacatccaattaacaaaataatctcatAAAAATTCAAGTAAAAAACGTGCAAATATCAATGTATTAAGGAATGTGTAAAAACTAATACGATCTCATAGATATTCGGGACCGTGTCATCGCATTGATCTTTGACCAGATGAAAAGCTTAGCTACACCTCATGAGAAAATTTTCACGCAATTCAATCGATTTCAAAGGCATCTGCTTTTTTCTCTAATAATCAAGAATAAAAATTGTTTTGCAGTCGGCCCCCAATAGAAAGAACGGAACAAGAAGCAAAAACGAAAGCTGTCTTCCTAACAAAGGAATTCCCCCTTTTCAAGGGAGCCTGTTTGACTCGTTGTTCCCCCTTTTCCGAATCCCCGGGGACTAATTACAAAGaatcctgttttttttttttttttttttttgcttgtttcCTCCTGGTAACGCACCGCTTGGCCACCAGAATAGGAAACTGTCTTCCAATTGCAGTCGGGCTTGCAACTCTTTGTAGATTTGCACTTCTCGTCCTTCACTTTTCAGAATCTTGTACTCCATCCCTGCAATTGTGTCCAAATGCCAATTATAAGTAGAATCCGacaattaacaaaatatttGGCACAAATAATGAGGAAAATCAACCAGAAAATGACTAACAATTATCACCCTATCAATTTTTTTATACTCATTAGGTTGCTGAGAAGAAGGACCTGCACCTCACATTTGCCTTTCGTTTTGAAAGATTCAAGGAAagaaatttttattgtttttggaCTATTTATCCTCGTATTTCTGGGAAGCACCCTACATCTGCACCTAGGCTCTGTTCTTTTTGTGATTTGAGACACTTAGATGATTTTACCGTCAAAAGCGTGTAGAATAAAAATTAATTCCACTTCTTACCATGATGCAACCATTGagtaggaaaaataaataaagactTTAAGTTAAACGGAAATTTCCGACGTCACAAAACTGATTCTGTTAAGATA
This Coffea arabica cultivar ET-39 chromosome 3e, Coffea Arabica ET-39 HiFi, whole genome shotgun sequence DNA region includes the following protein-coding sequences:
- the LOC113737343 gene encoding putative late blight resistance protein homolog R1A-3; the protein is MCARKWSHSNDLYLESENVVKKVSLPSFLSCIEDNVHKYEEDFQYFFCHDISAFDGSGLGRVPFEVFSEFLKQIKSFKQEIIQVYFTLPSSRSLESNSCMPVDELIEFIDLILENLADLTTVYLGIIDDMDPQVSAQFQALEAKLTFLKNFIPFAKLRGTADIPALLLAHFEVVTLNAAHLFYMCSVWDGKERHNPEFCSMIYEQQQKITPIDFQVYEIYMEVLRATRSSKSLHNRMMDKQILKNFIDSLISCLWELLCCSSSFMDSLKDEMRILYAGLRFLRSILREQQEKMDEQNEKIGALLCEAGIIICLPSLNRVKEGEVSFSERTEALDCYDMLANTNIHIKHFKDQISGSSIIESLPSFHSLRAPEVSKTSSHILSKGKMPIAHEVMVGLDDEAAKVIERLIWGPEQVEIVPIVGMAGLGKTTLAKKVYNDSSVICNFHIRLWCTVSQEFNMKSLLIQILCSDGKRSRMDKELKNLNEHELLHKLYQRLKTKRYLVVFDDVWDIKVWNELRISFPDEKKGSRIIFTSRSSYVASQVEYGGKPHNLRPLSEKESFELLLKKVFRKEDCPQALCGIAMKIAKKCRGLPLVVVVVAGVLATIGHDSLVWEEFAESLTSTMVSGTDQCKKSLELSYEHLPYHLKACLLYFAAFREDEKIGAKNLMRLWIAEGFVEKIEGKRSEVIAEEYLMDLIGRNLVMVSKSRSIGGVKTCYIHDLIFEFCKGEAKEKKFLQVLRGYDELSTFNEPPNLPRLSICSSGEDFIKSKLFCPYLGTLLFFDATPGDMFELRNISFLFCIYKHLKVLNLEGIMLRLKELPAEVESLLCLRYLALRAWKMEFIPPSIAKLSHLETFRLYSHQMVSLPDSIWNMKKLRHVHVRHGVVIPLSSDDSVVENLSTLPNLDTLSTLRLYLDKEGEKLLRRIPNIRRLKIFHLGDQNRVCCNMSRLECLESLTLGGFCLLGSVEHVELSFPINLKELSLEALGLPCREMSLIEQLPNLEVLKLRVQSMEGRKWELMEGGLPKLRVLTLKCVAIVEWIETDPDSDDYFPCLQQLELHGISYLEIMPACLGRISTLETINASFCGDGVKSLVREIEEAQKYNGNENLKFIYRKY